Genomic window (Arachis hypogaea cultivar Tifrunner chromosome 13, arahy.Tifrunner.gnm2.J5K5, whole genome shotgun sequence):
AAAACAACCATCCTACCATTTTCGCTCGGTTTTCCAAGTTTCGCATCGACGTTGGCCTCTCGCCTGTTTTCATCACCATTTCATTTCAACCCACACACCAGCAACAAGCACGATGGTCACTCTCCAAGGCCCACCTGAAATCTACAATCCTAAACCACAATCCTTCCTAACCCCCACCTCCACCGCCACCACCACAACCCCAATCACACCCTCTGATCCCTTCATCGACGTAATGGTTTCAAAATTCAACACCATAACCACCATCCAACCACAACCACCAATGGGATTCACCGAAAACAACTCCGCAACCTTCTTGTCATCCGGCAACCCATGCCTCGACTTCTTCTTCCACGTCGTCCCCGACACTCCCCCGGACTCCGTCAGAGAGAGGCTCCACGTGGCATGGGCCCACAACCCCCTCACCACACTCAAACTAATCTGTAACCTCCGAGGCGTCCGTGGCACCGGCAAGTCCGATCGCGATGGCTTCTACGCTGCTGCCACGTGGCTATTCTCTAACCACCCTAAGACACTCGCAGCCAACGTCCCCTCCCTCGCCGATTTTGGATATTTCAAAGACCTCCCCGAGATACTCTACAGGCTTCTAGAAGGTTCCGATGTCCGCAAGAATCAGAAGCTGCGGTGGCTTCGCGATAAACAATCCGGCAAGAGGAACAGGTTAAAGAGGAAGCCAATCAAATCAAAGCCCTTAAAGAAGGTTTCGGACCCTGTGGCGGAGAAAGAGAAGGCCCATGCTTTGAGGGGAGAGAAGAAACTCGCCATGGCCAAGAGACTCCTCGATCGTTACAACAGGGACGAGAATTTTCGTCTCCTGCACGATAGCGTCTCGGATCACTTCGCCGATTGTTTGAAAAATGATCTCCAGAATCTGAATTCCGGTGCATTGACCAAGATCAGTCTTGCAGGAAAGTGGTGCCCTTCGGTTGATTCTTCTTTTGACCGATCAACGTTGTTGTGCGAGACTATTGCCAAGAGGATCTTCCCTCGCAACGGTAACCCTGAATATGAAGGAATCGAGGAGAAGCATTATGCTTACAGGGTCCGCGATCGGTTGAGGAAAGACGTTCTTGTCCCTCTGAGGAAGGCTCTAGAACTTCCCGAGGTTTTCATGGGTGCGAACCGTTGGGATTCAATCCCGTACAACAGAGTCGCCTCCGTGGCCATGAAGTTATATAAGGAGAAGTTCTTAAAGCATGACAAAGAAAGGTTTGAGAAGTACCTCGAGGACGTGAAGTCAGGGAAGACTACCATTGCAGCCGGCGCTTTACTTCCTCACGAGATTATTAAGTCTTTGGGGGACGGAGATGGCGGTGAGGTGGCAGAGCTACAGTGGAGCAGAATGGTGAGTGACATGCTCAGTAAAGGTAAGATGAAGAACTGTTTGGCTGTGTGTGATGTTTCTGGGAGCATGGATGGGGTCCCCATGGAGGTTTCTGTGGCATTGGGACTATTGGTGTCTGAATTGAATGAGGATCCATGGAAGGGAAAGGTTATTACATTCAGCGAGGAACCTAAGCTTCATTTGATTGAAGGCGAAGATCTTCGTTCCAAGGCTGAGTTTATTAGGGAGATGGAGTGGGGAGGGAACACAGATTTTCAGGCTGTATTTGATCGCATTTTAGAGGTGGCTGTGAATGGAAAATTGAAAGCAGATCAGATGATTAAGAGGGTATTTGTGTTCAGTGACATGGAGTTCGATCAAGCATCCGCAAACCCTTGGGAGACTGACTACCAAGCAATTATTAGAAAATATAGTGAGAAAGGTTATGGCTCTGCCGTTCCTCAGATTGTTTTCTGGAATCTAAGGGATTCGAGGGCCACTCCGGTGCCATCCACCCAGCAAGGAGTGGCTCTCGTGAGCGGGTTCTCTAAGAATCTTTTGAGCTTGTTCATGGACAATGATGGCGAAATAAGTCCTGAAGCTGCCATGGAAACTGCAATTGCTGGCCCGGAGTATCAGAAACTTGTTGTGCTAGATTGATTTCGTACCTTAAATAGAGTTTTCTTGATAATTGCAGATGAGCAGTTGAATTAAATAAAGTGAATTATCCTTAACTACCTTTCCTTGTAGATGCTTGGTGTGTATTTTCAATTGTGTTTATTGATGTTGCTATTGCTGTAGGTCATAATCTGGATAATATTTTTCATTCAGTTAATACTGATGGATTCATATATCGTACTAATCCTAGTGTCCAAAGATTACTTCGATTATATCAGCCTTGAACCTTATCTGGAGGTTATTACTTGAATGCAAATCACTTGCAGATTATTGATATTTGAGATACTACAACATCTGATGTATTGATATATGTTGTCTGTTATGTTGGGAGCTAGCAAGCAGAAGAGTAGCATTGGGTAAGAAGTCCAATGTCTAATTTTGAGCTTTTaatcttatattttaattaatatagaaGCAGCTATTATTTGCTTTTCCTAATCTGAACTTGTTCATATGGCACAGCTTTTGTTCCTATATTCTACATTTAGTGCTTTTATGTTACTTGTGTCTTTACATGCAATCACACTATGTGTTCTGATTTGTTTCAGATGTTTGACAAATATGTGAGAATGCCAAGATTTTAGTTTCACTAGTTTGGCATCTGTTTCTTCTAGCTTCTGTTGTATGAATttaccctttttggcccaaattttAATACTCCTCTCTTAAATAAcagttttatatttgatttttcttgtcatggaaaataaaatattagtagaGTTTTGCTTGAACCATGGTTTCTGCTCTCTTTGTGAATGACTGACTGAGGATGTGAAATTGTTATttgtgtttcttttttattttttttttactgagTTTCTGGACCTTCAGATAACGTGGTGTGTGGTATACCCTTTGCTAAGTACACACAATATATGAGACGTCACCGTTGTTAACATAACATTCATTGGGGGAATCATCCACTGTTATATGTTTGCTTTGAAGAGCTGAGTTAAGACTGTAAATGTCTTAGTATTTGTGGATGTACATACCTTGATTTGTTACCCTTTCCCTTCTTATAGTAACTTACACGTTACTCCCTTACATTCGTAGCCATTAACTTGGCCATTAATTTTCTGACTTCGTAACGCCTTCATTAACTATTGCTTTTATTACCTTGGAATACATTACctgtttgatttattattttccgTTATCGCAGTGTAACGATTTCGGAAGCTCTTTTTCTAAGAACATTGGGCCTTGTCCAATGTCCATAACACAAACGCAAAGTACTATTTTGTTCTTTGGAACTAGCTAGACGCTAGTTGCTATTGTTGAATTCCAATAAAATAcatgtcttttattttttgctttgaTCACATTGAAAGAATGGTCTACATGATTATATTATTAAGAATGAGTCTTCAATTCATGATTAGATAAACAGAtcacttttctttgtcttttataTTAGTTATTCACTATGATGCATGGACACGTTGTGGGACACACacgaattaaaaatttttataaatttaaaatttttacaagaCACGAAGattctgtatatatataaaatataaaattttttaagataaattatgatgatattttgatattttattaatattaaatataaattaattttttattatttttaatatttttaattatatacaatatttaaaatattttttaatattttttaataattaataatatatactatttctaaactcatttcaaaaataaatattaagaacAAGACTGGACATGTGAACACGTGATAGTACTTAGGTGTGTCTAAAACCGGAGAAGAATGTTTTAAAACatgcgtgtcggacgagtgttgATGAGTGTCGTGTCTGAAATATGTCCGACACGCAAATACGACAAATTAACAAAGTGTCCATGCTTGGAAGACATTCTGCGCAGAAATGGATGCAATTCTTGGAGATGTTATCCAAATATATGCAATTCTTGGAGGTGTTATCCAAATGTTGGAGGAAGCTCCAGATGTGGGAGTCACATGGGCACCATAGGGAAGCAACTCTTTGGCTCATCAACTGGCAGCAATGACATCAGATAATAGACTTCGGTGACAATTACCTATGATGAGCATAATCAGACGAGAAACGAAAATAGCTAATTTATATTAGAATAGAGGGATAGAGAGTTCAGGTTACATGACAGAGTAACAACCCAAGTCCAGTGGAGAGAGGAACCAGAACCACTAATCACACAAGCACCAATGTGACAACTCTGGAACAACAAAATCATGGAAATCAAACAAGGTAAGAGCATCGGTGACAACTCTGGAACAACAAAATCATGGAAATCAAACAAGGCAAGAGCATCAGTGGCAACCCAGAGATTCGAAATGAAAGAAGTATTGGAACAGATAAACGACAGCTAATGTCACTAGAAAATGAGGTAGAAGAACCACACAGAGAAGCAATAAACAGATACAATATAATCAATGAGGCCTCAGCAGAAATCAGAATTGAGGATGGGAGCTTTTGAAGAGTGGCGGTGAGTATGAGGCGCACTGAGCTAATGGAAATAATAATCAGGTTCTTGCGCagaga
Coding sequences:
- the LOC112737773 gene encoding uncharacterized protein; this translates as MVTLQGPPEIYNPKPQSFLTPTSTATTTTPITPSDPFIDVMVSKFNTITTIQPQPPMGFTENNSATFLSSGNPCLDFFFHVVPDTPPDSVRERLHVAWAHNPLTTLKLICNLRGVRGTGKSDRDGFYAAATWLFSNHPKTLAANVPSLADFGYFKDLPEILYRLLEGSDVRKNQKLRWLRDKQSGKRNRLKRKPIKSKPLKKVSDPVAEKEKAHALRGEKKLAMAKRLLDRYNRDENFRLLHDSVSDHFADCLKNDLQNLNSGALTKISLAGKWCPSVDSSFDRSTLLCETIAKRIFPRNGNPEYEGIEEKHYAYRVRDRLRKDVLVPLRKALELPEVFMGANRWDSIPYNRVASVAMKLYKEKFLKHDKERFEKYLEDVKSGKTTIAAGALLPHEIIKSLGDGDGGEVAELQWSRMVSDMLSKGKMKNCLAVCDVSGSMDGVPMEVSVALGLLVSELNEDPWKGKVITFSEEPKLHLIEGEDLRSKAEFIREMEWGGNTDFQAVFDRILEVAVNGKLKADQMIKRVFVFSDMEFDQASANPWETDYQAIIRKYSEKGYGSAVPQIVFWNLRDSRATPVPSTQQGVALVSGFSKNLLSLFMDNDGEISPEAAMETAIAGPEYQKLVVLD